In the Mytilus trossulus isolate FHL-02 chromosome 1, PNRI_Mtr1.1.1.hap1, whole genome shotgun sequence genome, one interval contains:
- the LOC134698678 gene encoding prostacyclin receptor-like, translating into MITTLSIVDLTGILFLSPIVIAVYTNEMNWVGGKGLCHFFSFMLIFSSMCTCLIIAAMALDRYVAIVHPIKYRTIPKDRLVKFVIAGILLFSAFVSCFPIMGIGHNVVHFPGSWCFPNFYDSFIDCSIFAYFYSITILLLVIMTATLNIWALAKLIVGKRSNVRRGSNTARSKRHIDVYIMILLIVIFVVFAVCWSPFVVRIIISQITGRHDKMVDLVTLRIASFNQILDPWVYLLFRRESLRRLVGQISKRLPMSSKERFFAQLFSASSFHNTHIEAEESSDKNSVEVGQKSLNSSDSKTSMKTLEITEL; encoded by the exons ATGATAACCACATTATCCATCGTTGACCTAACaggaattttgtttttatcaccGATTGTAATAGCTGTATATACCAATGAGATGAACTGGGTTGGCGGGAAAGGACTATGTCATTTCTTCTCGTTCATGTTGATATTCAGTAGTATGTGTACGTGTTTGATTATAGCAGCAATGGCGCTTGATAGATATGTTGCTATTGTTCATCCAATCAAGTATAGAACAATACCGAAAGACAGACTAGTCAAATTTGTTATAGCAGGAATTCTACTTTTCTCAGCGTTTGTTTCCTGTTTTCCTATAATGGGAATCGGTCATAATGTCGTTCATTTTCCGGGATCTTGGTGTTTCCCTAATTTTTACGATTCATTTATTGATTGTTCAATATTTGCTTACTTTTATTCGATCACCATATTACTGCTTGTGATCATGACAGCTACTCTGAATATTTGGGCTTTAGCAAAGTTAATTGTTGGAAAACGAAGCAATGTTAGAAGAGGCAGCAACACTGCCCGGTCCAAACGACATATTGATGTGTATATTATGATTCTGctaattgttatttttgtagTGTTTGCTGTTTGCTGGTCACCATTTGTG GTTCGGATCATTATTTCCCAAATTACTGGACGTCATGATAAAATGGTGGATCTTGTTACTCTAAGGATAGCATCATTTAACCAAATATTAGATCCATGGGTGTACCTGTTATTCCGGAGAGAAAGCCTTAGAAGGCTCGTTGGACAAATAAGTAAACGTTTGCCCATGTCGAGCAAAGAAAGATTTTTTGCCCAACTGTTTAGTGCGTCAAGCTTTCATAATACTCATATAGAAGCCGAGGAGAGCTCTGATAAAAATTCTGTTGAAGTTGGACAGAAAAGTTTGAATTCCTCGGACTCAAAAACGTCAATGAAAACTTTGGAAATCACAGAACTATAA